A single window of Luteitalea sp. DNA harbors:
- a CDS encoding XdhC/CoxI family protein yields the protein MERREIEEILDAMRSARRSGQRVALATVVRVKGSAYRREGARMLIRDDGAITCMLSGGCLEPDVAEVARRVMARGVPELRHYDLDEDVVWGLGLGCGGSVDVYIEPVDQDPLLARWLELLRNGELAVLAMRLAPERHRLLVTSSGETSGGLGAAALDARVRALAAEITAAQHPRAVTQRIELDGADEVDVFLDVSAPPPELVIFGAGHDAIPVVALARSLGWQITVVDARAAFLTPERFPGARLVLAHPAQFDNQVALGPRSYTLIMNHHLERDQAALGFAVRSEAPYVGVLGPRVRYETLLERMEEEAVETRPERLARVRSPLGLDIGAESPDEVALSIVSALLAARRGFAGGFLDGVGGRIHDPTAR from the coding sequence ATGGAGCGCCGTGAAATCGAAGAGATTCTCGACGCGATGCGCTCGGCGCGTCGGTCCGGTCAGCGCGTGGCGCTCGCGACGGTCGTCCGCGTGAAGGGATCCGCCTACCGCCGTGAAGGCGCACGTATGCTCATCCGCGATGACGGCGCCATCACCTGTATGTTGAGTGGCGGTTGCCTGGAGCCTGACGTTGCCGAGGTGGCGCGCCGTGTCATGGCGCGCGGCGTGCCGGAGCTCCGTCACTACGATCTCGACGAAGATGTCGTGTGGGGCCTCGGCCTTGGCTGCGGCGGCAGTGTCGACGTCTACATCGAGCCCGTCGACCAGGATCCGCTGCTTGCGCGCTGGCTGGAGCTGCTGCGCAACGGTGAGCTCGCGGTCCTCGCGATGCGGCTGGCGCCGGAGCGACACCGGTTGCTGGTGACCAGCAGCGGCGAGACGAGTGGAGGACTCGGTGCGGCGGCGCTCGACGCGCGCGTCCGAGCCCTCGCCGCAGAGATCACAGCAGCACAGCACCCACGTGCGGTCACCCAGCGCATCGAGCTCGATGGCGCGGATGAGGTAGACGTCTTCTTGGACGTCAGCGCGCCACCGCCGGAGCTCGTGATCTTTGGCGCGGGCCACGACGCGATTCCTGTCGTAGCGCTGGCGCGCTCGCTTGGCTGGCAGATCACCGTTGTCGATGCCCGCGCGGCGTTCCTGACGCCGGAGCGCTTTCCGGGCGCGCGCCTCGTGCTCGCGCACCCGGCCCAGTTCGACAACCAAGTGGCGCTCGGTCCACGGTCATACACGCTGATCATGAACCATCACTTGGAGCGAGACCAGGCAGCCCTTGGCTTTGCCGTCCGGTCGGAGGCTCCGTACGTCGGTGTGCTCGGCCCGCGGGTCCGCTACGAGACCCTGCTCGAACGCATGGAGGAGGAAGCGGTCGAGACACGTCCGGAGCGGCTTGCCCGTGTGCGCAGCCCACTTGGTCTCGATATTGGTGCGGAATCCCCGGATGAGGTCGCGCTCAGCATCGTCAGCGCCCTGCTTGCCGCCCGCCGTGGCTTCGCGGGCGGCTTCCTCGACGGCGTCGGCGGGCGGATCCATGATCCCACTGCGCGGTAG
- a CDS encoding VWA domain-containing protein, whose protein sequence is MSPFIAHLLRFARELREAGLRVTTAQVVRFVQALRHIDIADRETFRDVARCTLVSHRLEVLAFERVFARFWTHAADALSAAVSPSPEDVRSSAQAAAQVGLVLRQSPRPEPSPDADPRRVVDRASTYSAEEILRRKRFDELCPDELAAVTRMMQRISWRLELRRSRRHRPASRGRQPDWRRTIASAVRYDGEWISRRWRQRTAVPRPLVVIADVSGSMERYTRLLLTFLHIITQRGTQHGQRQRVETFVFGTRLTRITRTFGTRDIDAALTEVSRQVVDWAGGTRIGDSLRAFNRRWARRVLGRGAAVLVISDGWDRGDPALVRREVARLHRSCSRLVWLNPLIGTRDFAPRTRGLVAALPHVDDFLPVHNLASLEGLARHLAALPSSPKHGRPAQQPARLRGNGLSGSDSLSA, encoded by the coding sequence ATGAGCCCTTTCATCGCGCACCTTCTCCGATTCGCCCGCGAGCTCAGGGAAGCTGGGCTGCGCGTGACAACGGCCCAAGTCGTCCGGTTCGTGCAGGCGCTGCGTCACATCGATATTGCCGATCGCGAGACGTTTCGCGACGTGGCGCGATGCACGCTCGTCTCTCATCGCCTGGAGGTGCTCGCATTCGAGCGTGTCTTCGCACGCTTCTGGACTCACGCCGCGGACGCGCTATCGGCTGCGGTGAGCCCGTCGCCGGAGGATGTGCGGTCGAGCGCACAGGCTGCCGCGCAAGTGGGTCTCGTTCTGCGCCAATCGCCGCGTCCAGAACCGTCGCCGGACGCCGATCCGCGGCGTGTCGTCGACCGCGCGTCGACTTACAGCGCAGAGGAGATACTGCGACGGAAGCGGTTCGACGAGCTGTGCCCTGACGAGCTGGCGGCAGTCACGCGGATGATGCAGCGAATCAGCTGGCGGCTCGAGCTCCGCCGTAGCCGTCGTCATCGTCCAGCGTCGCGTGGCCGGCAGCCTGATTGGCGCAGGACGATCGCATCGGCGGTTCGGTACGACGGCGAGTGGATCTCACGGCGATGGCGCCAACGAACAGCCGTGCCGCGGCCACTCGTGGTGATTGCAGATGTGAGCGGTTCAATGGAGCGCTACACGCGCCTACTGCTTACATTTCTGCACATCATTACGCAGCGGGGCACACAGCATGGACAACGCCAACGCGTCGAGACCTTCGTGTTCGGCACGCGTCTGACGCGCATTACGCGGACGTTTGGGACGCGCGACATCGACGCGGCGCTTACCGAGGTGAGCCGGCAGGTGGTCGACTGGGCGGGCGGCACACGGATTGGCGACAGCCTTCGTGCGTTCAATCGTCGTTGGGCGCGCCGGGTGCTGGGCCGCGGCGCCGCTGTCCTCGTTATCAGTGACGGGTGGGATCGTGGCGACCCGGCGCTCGTCCGTCGAGAGGTGGCGCGGTTGCACCGGTCGTGCTCGCGCCTGGTGTGGCTGAACCCGCTCATTGGCACGCGCGACTTCGCTCCCCGCACACGCGGGCTGGTCGCCGCGCTGCCCCACGTGGATGACTTCCTACCGGTCCACAACCTCGCCAGCCTCGAAGGGCTGGCCAGACACCTCGCGGCGCTACCGTCTTCACCGAAGCACGGAAGGCCTGCG
- a CDS encoding xanthine dehydrogenase family protein subunit M → MYPSAFNYYRAASVQEAIALLGAHPDAKLLAGGHSLLPAMKLRLATPPVLVDLSRIAELHGIRREGDVVVIGAMTTHREIEHSTELAQACPILPEAAALIGDPLVRNRGTIGGSLAHADPGADFPACVLALDATLTIEGASGSRTAEAAAFVEDMFATVVQPGEVLTEIRVPARKPGLGMAYEKFAHPASRYAIAGVAAVVRTSKGVCEEARVALTGATPKPTRLSQLEAALVGQPLDDATLEAACVNVVSPDDLLGDHTASSPYRAHLAGVLAKRALRRARS, encoded by the coding sequence ATGTATCCAAGCGCTTTCAACTACTATCGGGCAGCCAGCGTTCAGGAGGCCATCGCCTTGCTCGGTGCGCATCCGGACGCCAAGCTGTTGGCCGGCGGACACTCGCTCCTGCCTGCCATGAAGCTTCGCCTGGCGACGCCGCCGGTGCTGGTCGATCTGAGCCGGATCGCAGAGCTGCATGGCATTCGTCGTGAGGGAGATGTGGTGGTGATTGGCGCCATGACGACGCACCGGGAGATCGAGCACTCGACGGAGTTGGCACAGGCGTGTCCGATTCTGCCGGAGGCCGCGGCGCTGATTGGCGATCCGCTCGTCCGCAACCGCGGCACGATTGGCGGCAGCCTCGCCCACGCCGATCCGGGCGCAGACTTTCCGGCCTGCGTCCTGGCACTGGACGCCACGCTCACGATCGAGGGCGCCTCTGGGAGCCGGACGGCCGAAGCCGCCGCCTTCGTCGAGGACATGTTCGCAACGGTCGTACAGCCCGGTGAGGTGCTGACGGAGATCCGCGTGCCTGCGCGTAAGCCGGGTCTCGGCATGGCCTACGAGAAATTCGCACACCCGGCGTCGCGCTACGCCATTGCCGGCGTTGCGGCTGTCGTGCGTACGAGCAAGGGCGTGTGTGAAGAAGCCCGTGTGGCGCTGACCGGCGCGACGCCCAAGCCGACGCGGCTCTCCCAGCTCGAGGCGGCGCTGGTGGGACAGCCGCTCGATGACGCAACGCTCGAAGCCGCCTGCGTGAATGTCGTCTCGCCAGACGACCTGCTGGGCGACCATACCGCTTCGTCCCCCTACCGCGCGCATCTCGCGGGCGTGCTCGCGAAGCGCGCGCTCCGCCGTGCCCGGAGCTGA
- a CDS encoding molybdopterin-dependent oxidoreductase, with translation MPLEQYFGKSVKRVEDPRFLTGAGQYTDDLSLPGMAHVAMVRSPYAHARIRGIDARAALELPGVLTVITGQALRDANIGSIPPGWLLPDITTPPHYAIAVDRARHAGEIVAGVVAESRDIAEDAAALVEVDYEMLPAVSLGSTALASGAPAVHDDAADNVCFRWSIGDQSAVDAELARAAKTIQLSLRNTRLAPNAIEPRASLAQYSRPSDELTLWTTSQNPHIHRLILAAFVLGIPEHKLRVISPDVGGGFGSKIFQYPEEVIVLYAARKLNRPVKWTARRAESFVSDSHGRDHETEAELAVDAEGHLLALRVKTIANLGAYLTLFGPVVPTILYGTLMNGPYRFRAIHCDVTGVFTHTVPVDALRGAGRPEATYVLERMMDRMAQELGQDPMELRRKNFIPPDAFPYQTPVALNYDSGNYEPALDKALAKVDYKGTRAAQAAARKEGRYLGIGFSTYLEACGLAPSSLVGSLGAQAGQWESALVRVMPTGKVEVFTGAHSHGQGHETAFAQIVADELQIPIGDIVIVHGDTGKVPFGWGSYGSRSAAVGASALKMALDKIKDKAKHIAAHLLEADAEDVELAGGTLHVKGVPERAKSFFDVSLQAHLAHNLPEGMEPGLEATHFYDPKNFVFPFGTHIAVVDVDPETGRVTLQRYVAIDDCGPLINPMIAEGQVHGGIAHGTGQALLEHALYDEQGQLIAGSFLEYAMPRADDLPAFEIDHTVTPSPHNPLGVKGIGETGTIASTAAVANAVIDALAPFGVTHLDMPFTPEKVWQAIQAGKKVVA, from the coding sequence ATGCCACTGGAGCAGTATTTCGGAAAGTCAGTCAAGCGCGTCGAAGATCCGCGGTTCCTGACGGGAGCCGGTCAATATACAGACGACCTGAGCCTGCCCGGCATGGCACACGTCGCGATGGTGCGGAGTCCGTATGCACACGCACGGATCCGTGGCATTGATGCACGTGCGGCACTCGAGTTACCTGGCGTGCTCACCGTCATCACTGGACAAGCGCTGCGCGACGCGAATATTGGCTCGATTCCCCCGGGTTGGCTCTTACCGGACATCACGACGCCGCCGCACTACGCGATTGCCGTCGACCGGGCTCGCCATGCGGGTGAGATTGTCGCGGGGGTGGTTGCCGAGAGCCGCGACATCGCCGAGGACGCTGCCGCGTTGGTAGAGGTGGACTACGAGATGCTGCCGGCCGTGTCGCTGGGATCGACAGCGCTCGCCTCCGGCGCGCCCGCGGTGCACGACGATGCCGCTGACAACGTGTGCTTCCGTTGGAGCATTGGGGATCAATCCGCCGTCGACGCAGAGCTCGCTCGTGCGGCCAAGACCATCCAGCTATCGCTTCGCAACACGCGTCTGGCACCCAACGCCATCGAGCCACGCGCCTCCCTGGCGCAGTACTCGCGCCCTTCGGATGAGCTCACACTGTGGACGACATCGCAGAATCCGCATATTCATCGACTGATCCTCGCGGCATTCGTGCTGGGGATCCCGGAGCACAAGCTCCGTGTGATCAGCCCCGACGTGGGCGGTGGCTTCGGCTCGAAGATCTTCCAGTACCCGGAAGAGGTCATCGTGCTCTACGCTGCGCGCAAGCTCAATCGACCCGTCAAGTGGACCGCTCGGCGCGCCGAGAGCTTCGTCAGCGACAGCCATGGGCGGGACCACGAGACAGAAGCGGAGCTGGCTGTCGACGCCGAGGGCCACTTGCTTGCCTTACGGGTGAAGACCATCGCCAATCTCGGCGCCTACCTGACACTGTTTGGTCCAGTGGTTCCAACGATTCTCTACGGAACGCTGATGAACGGACCGTATCGATTCCGCGCGATCCACTGCGACGTCACGGGCGTCTTCACACACACCGTCCCGGTGGACGCTCTGCGCGGCGCTGGACGGCCCGAAGCCACCTACGTGCTCGAACGCATGATGGACCGTATGGCGCAGGAGCTGGGGCAGGATCCGATGGAGTTGCGCCGCAAGAACTTCATCCCCCCAGACGCGTTCCCGTATCAAACGCCCGTAGCGCTCAACTATGACAGCGGCAACTACGAGCCGGCGCTCGACAAAGCACTCGCCAAGGTCGATTACAAGGGCACGCGTGCGGCACAAGCGGCGGCGCGCAAGGAGGGTCGTTACCTTGGTATCGGGTTTTCTACCTATCTCGAGGCATGCGGCCTTGCGCCATCGTCGCTGGTTGGAAGTCTCGGCGCTCAGGCGGGTCAATGGGAGAGCGCGCTGGTTCGGGTGATGCCAACCGGTAAGGTGGAGGTCTTCACCGGCGCCCATAGTCACGGCCAGGGACATGAGACCGCATTTGCCCAAATCGTGGCAGACGAGCTCCAGATTCCGATTGGGGACATCGTCATCGTGCATGGGGATACGGGCAAGGTGCCGTTCGGCTGGGGATCGTATGGCAGCCGCAGCGCGGCCGTAGGTGCCAGCGCGCTCAAGATGGCGCTCGACAAGATCAAGGACAAGGCGAAGCACATTGCAGCACACCTCCTCGAAGCTGACGCCGAAGACGTGGAGCTCGCCGGCGGCACACTACACGTCAAGGGCGTACCAGAGCGTGCGAAGAGCTTCTTCGATGTCTCGCTGCAGGCGCATCTCGCGCACAACTTGCCCGAGGGCATGGAGCCGGGGCTCGAGGCCACGCATTTCTACGATCCAAAGAACTTCGTCTTCCCCTTCGGCACTCACATTGCCGTGGTCGACGTCGATCCGGAGACCGGTCGCGTCACGCTGCAGCGGTACGTGGCCATCGATGACTGCGGGCCACTGATCAATCCGATGATTGCCGAAGGCCAGGTGCACGGTGGGATTGCGCACGGCACGGGTCAAGCGTTGCTCGAGCACGCTCTGTACGATGAGCAAGGGCAGCTCATCGCAGGGTCGTTTCTCGAGTACGCCATGCCGCGCGCAGACGATCTGCCGGCGTTCGAGATTGATCACACGGTGACGCCGTCGCCGCACAACCCGCTTGGTGTCAAGGGCATCGGCGAGACCGGCACGATCGCCTCCACGGCGGCGGTCGCCAATGCGGTGATCGACGCGCTCGCACCGTTTGGCGTAACGCATCTCGACATGCCGTTCACACCCGAGAAGGTGTGGCAGGCGATCCAGGCAGGCAAGAAGGTCGTGGCGTAG
- a CDS encoding DUF1080 domain-containing protein — MPRRKSRRVQALMVLMIDCLSMFMRLNSVGKRVSHRSRLAAVAVGAALVLAGLPLVTARASSGAPAHWTAPTTADMTSQSTGSATPNTLTPEEQRDGWKLLFDGKMTTGWRGAYLDTFPERGWTVENGELIVLESGGAESTHGGDIVTVDEYSNFELVMDFNLTPGANSGIKYFVTEEQGGTGASAIGLEYQLLDDERHEDAKRGRPGTRMLASLYDLIPAENRPINPPGEWNTARIVSRDRHVEHWLNGTKVLEYERGSADYRKLVAESKYANWERFGESDKGRILLQDHGNRVTFRNIKIRVD; from the coding sequence ATGCCTCGAAGAAAGTCTCGTCGGGTCCAAGCGCTCATGGTGCTCATGATAGACTGCCTCTCGATGTTCATGCGACTCAATAGCGTCGGCAAGCGTGTCTCTCACCGGTCGCGTCTGGCAGCCGTTGCTGTGGGCGCTGCGCTCGTCTTGGCAGGACTGCCGTTGGTCACCGCTCGCGCGTCGAGCGGCGCGCCTGCACACTGGACGGCGCCGACGACCGCCGACATGACGAGTCAGAGCACGGGCTCAGCGACACCCAACACGCTGACACCAGAGGAGCAGCGCGACGGATGGAAGCTGCTCTTCGACGGAAAGATGACGACCGGGTGGCGTGGTGCATACCTCGACACGTTCCCAGAGCGCGGGTGGACCGTCGAGAACGGCGAGCTCATCGTTCTCGAGTCCGGTGGCGCCGAGTCCACCCATGGCGGTGACATCGTCACAGTCGACGAGTATTCGAACTTCGAGCTCGTGATGGACTTCAACCTCACGCCTGGAGCGAACAGCGGCATCAAGTACTTCGTGACCGAGGAGCAGGGTGGTACTGGCGCATCAGCGATCGGCCTCGAGTATCAACTTCTCGATGACGAGCGGCATGAGGACGCGAAGCGCGGTCGGCCGGGCACTCGAATGCTTGCATCGCTCTACGATCTGATTCCAGCCGAGAATCGGCCGATCAACCCTCCCGGAGAGTGGAACACCGCGCGTATTGTTTCGCGGGACCGCCACGTGGAGCATTGGCTCAACGGGACGAAGGTCCTCGAGTACGAGCGCGGCAGCGCTGACTACCGCAAGCTCGTGGCAGAGAGCAAGTACGCCAACTGGGAGAGGTTCGGCGAGTCAGACAAAGGTCGCATTCTGCTGCAAGACCACGGCAACCGCGTGACCTTCCGCAACATCAAGATCCGCGTCGACTAG
- a CDS encoding 2Fe-2S iron-sulfur cluster binding domain-containing protein produces MSNTVAIKLTVNGVERQADVEPRMLLVHFLRERLGLTGTHVGCDTSQCGACAVLVDGAAVKSCTLLAAQADGAEVTTIEHLAREGPLDPVQQAFSDVHALQCGFCTPGMVMATHDLLAHSPRPTDAQIRHGLEGNFCRCTGYHNIVRAVRLAAERMAEHQGRETTAAGG; encoded by the coding sequence ATGTCGAATACTGTTGCGATCAAGCTCACGGTGAACGGCGTGGAGCGCCAAGCCGACGTGGAGCCACGGATGCTGCTCGTGCACTTCCTCCGCGAGAGGCTTGGTCTCACGGGCACACATGTCGGTTGCGACACCAGTCAATGCGGCGCGTGTGCTGTGTTGGTCGATGGCGCCGCGGTCAAGTCGTGCACCCTCCTCGCGGCTCAGGCCGATGGCGCCGAGGTGACCACCATAGAGCATCTGGCGCGTGAGGGCCCTCTCGACCCCGTCCAGCAAGCGTTCTCGGATGTGCACGCCCTGCAGTGCGGCTTTTGCACGCCCGGCATGGTCATGGCCACTCACGATCTTCTTGCACACAGCCCTCGGCCTACAGATGCCCAGATTCGCCACGGGCTCGAAGGCAACTTCTGCCGCTGCACGGGCTATCACAACATTGTCCGTGCGGTCCGGCTCGCCGCCGAGAGGATGGCGGAGCATCAAGGGCGGGAAACGACCGCCGCTGGGGGGTAA
- a CDS encoding AAA domain-containing protein, translated as MEAVGNPLATIDDVQRRLDDQGYIAERSLATAIFLARRLERPLLVEGEPGVGKTEIARVLAEVLDTRLVRLQCYEGIDVAQAVYDWDYARQMLEIRLLEASGERDERRVRREIFGRVFLLKRPLLQALEAPDGRAPVLLIDELDRADEEFEAFLLELLSDWQITVPEIGTFRAEHPPLVIVTSNRTREIHDALKRRCLYHWIPYPSFDKELQIVRRKVTGVSEQLSQQLVTLVQELRQIDLAKAPGLAETLDWAAALLALECSSLEMQMVDRSLGALVKDQEDLERTRERLPALIARAQEGARDLGI; from the coding sequence GTGGAGGCTGTGGGTAACCCGCTGGCCACGATCGACGACGTGCAGCGCCGGCTCGACGACCAAGGCTACATCGCCGAGCGGAGCCTCGCCACGGCGATCTTTCTCGCGCGGCGCCTCGAGCGTCCGCTGCTCGTCGAAGGAGAGCCAGGCGTCGGGAAGACCGAGATCGCCCGCGTGCTGGCCGAGGTGCTCGACACCCGGTTGGTGCGACTCCAGTGTTATGAAGGCATCGACGTCGCACAGGCCGTCTACGACTGGGACTACGCGCGGCAGATGCTGGAGATTCGGCTGCTCGAAGCATCCGGAGAACGCGATGAGCGGCGTGTGCGTCGAGAGATCTTCGGACGGGTCTTCTTGCTGAAACGCCCGCTGCTGCAAGCGCTGGAGGCTCCGGACGGGCGGGCGCCGGTGCTCCTGATCGACGAGCTCGATCGTGCAGACGAGGAGTTCGAAGCCTTTCTCCTCGAGCTGCTCTCCGATTGGCAGATTACCGTCCCGGAGATCGGGACCTTCCGCGCCGAGCATCCGCCGCTCGTGATCGTCACCTCGAACCGCACGCGCGAGATCCACGACGCCCTCAAGCGGCGCTGCCTGTATCACTGGATTCCGTACCCCTCGTTCGACAAGGAGCTGCAGATTGTGCGGCGCAAAGTGACAGGGGTCTCCGAGCAACTGTCACAGCAGCTCGTCACGCTCGTGCAGGAGCTCCGCCAGATCGATCTTGCCAAGGCGCCCGGTCTAGCGGAAACGCTCGATTGGGCGGCGGCCCTGTTGGCGCTCGAGTGCAGCAGCTTGGAGATGCAGATGGTCGACCGCTCGCTCGGTGCACTGGTCAAGGACCAGGAGGATCTCGAGCGGACGCGTGAACGACTGCCCGCTCTCATCGCACGGGCGCAGGAGGGGGCTAGGGATCTAGGGATCTAG
- a CDS encoding NTP transferase domain-containing protein: protein MVLDAIILAAGQASRIGLPKALLPAGPGHTLLSRVITLAVDAVHGTVLIVVGNEPEMMQAEIARCRAMLGRGWQRLRTIVNQAYLQGQSTSLVAAIREVRTKATLVLLVDQPALELDHVRRLVTTWRGRPSPVVGVASASGGRQRTPVVLGAELFPELLELEGDEGARRVLRRHPTHVQLVEGTDDACQMDVDAWDDYVRLARLLAWDRERVEEPSLTGPPPSEPRSLVQEWVVTRAREADPTRRLAALRHLALAALQS, encoded by the coding sequence ATGGTGCTCGACGCAATCATCCTGGCGGCGGGGCAAGCATCGCGCATCGGGTTACCCAAAGCGCTGCTGCCGGCAGGCCCCGGTCATACACTCCTCTCGCGCGTCATCACGCTTGCCGTCGACGCCGTCCACGGCACAGTTCTCATCGTCGTGGGCAACGAGCCAGAGATGATGCAGGCAGAGATCGCGCGATGCCGTGCGATGTTGGGCCGAGGCTGGCAGCGGCTGAGAACCATCGTGAACCAGGCGTATCTGCAGGGTCAGAGCACGTCGCTCGTAGCGGCGATTCGAGAGGTTCGCACCAAGGCGACGCTCGTGCTTCTTGTCGATCAGCCTGCGCTCGAGCTGGACCACGTGAGGCGCTTGGTGACTACATGGCGTGGTCGCCCCTCGCCTGTCGTTGGCGTTGCGAGCGCCTCGGGCGGCCGGCAGCGGACGCCCGTTGTCCTGGGTGCTGAGCTCTTTCCGGAGCTCCTCGAGCTGGAGGGTGACGAAGGTGCGCGTCGGGTGCTCCGCCGGCACCCAACACACGTGCAGTTGGTCGAAGGGACGGACGATGCTTGTCAAATGGATGTCGACGCCTGGGACGACTACGTGCGCCTGGCGCGACTCCTCGCGTGGGATCGCGAAAGAGTGGAGGAGCCTTCCCTTACCGGTCCCCCACCGAGTGAACCTCGATCGCTCGTTCAAGAATGGGTCGTGACGCGCGCACGCGAGGCCGACCCCACGCGCCGCCTGGCGGCGTTACGCCACCTGGCTCTGGCAGCGCTCCAGTCGTGA